From a single Culex pipiens pallens isolate TS unplaced genomic scaffold, TS_CPP_V2 Cpp_Un0002, whole genome shotgun sequence genomic region:
- the LOC120417446 gene encoding endocuticle structural glycoprotein SgAbd-5-like, whose translation MHIALRSLVVVAILGGEIVVQGVPTGDSSSQLKVVEQYNNLKDSGYEWGYELSDGRYATQDGYTKELPDGSEALVIRGSYSYTAPDGVKYTVEYYADETGYHPTIIVGDEDTTVPPVGYAPDFGEESPSKPGYDQGLDPKVLASLLG comes from the exons ATGCACATCGCATTGCGAAGTTTAGTGGTTGTGGCTATTTTAGGAGGTGAAATTGTAGTTCAAGGTGTTCCAACCGGGGACAGCAGTTCCCAGCTGAAGGTCGTTGAACAGTACAACAACCTGAAAGATAGCGGATACGAATGGGG CTACGAACTGAGTGACGGACGGTACGCAACTCAGGATGGCTACACAAAGGAATTGCCAGACGGGTCGGAGGCGTTGGTAATAAGGGGGTCTTACAGCTACACTGCTCCCGATGGTGTCAAGTATACGGTTGAGTACTACGCAGATGAAACTGGCTATCATCCAACAATCATTG TCGGTGACGAAGACACTACTGTACCTCCAG tTGGTTATGCTCCAGATTTTG GTGAAGAAAGTCCATCAAAGCCCGGGTACGATCAAGGATTGGATCCAAAAGTGCTTGCATCTTTACTAGGTTAA